ATGTTAATACTATTTGATATCGACTGTTCGACTTGCTTTCTTATATTGTAATTTCCATCCTGCCCAGCTTGGTAGTTCCCAACGCTTAACATCACCTTTACGTTGTCCTTTATGATAATGCAGTAAAATGCGCTTACTTAGCGGAAAATATTCAACAGACAATACAATATCTGGTAGCACAACTTTTTGAGGATAGGTATCTAGAAAATCTTGAAGCTCCCACTCAGGGATACCATGAAAGACAAAATCCGTTTCATCAAATAACTCCATCTCATCAACAGAGATTACTCCAAGGCTTTCTAATTGCTCTTTAAACCAAATCTCAAATGAAATTGGAGAACATGTTTTATTGTTTAACTGACAATAAAGTTTCCAAGCGGCAATTTCTTTCTCTCTTGTCTCTTTTAATTGAGGCATAAGCAAACCGCTACAGACTTGGTTGACGATCACTGCGATATTATCGGTATTCTCAGGAGCGGCAAATTCCGTTTTCAATTTTCGATTTGCATAAAAGTATTCGTGCATTATTTTAAATTCACCATCCTGATTTACGACCTCGCCCGTTCTACATTCAGCTAATCCAGAATTTAAAACTAACGATAAATCAATCGGTGCCAGTGCAGTTGCAATAGTTAATGTCTGCTTCGAGCCTCTTCCAGGTAAAGAAAACTGATCAAAAACCAGTGCAGCTTCATACGATGATGGAAAACAGCTATGACGTCCTAACAAGACCTCTTGTTTACCATTACCCAATGCTTCTTTTCTTTTTTCTCTTCTTACAAAGACGAGTTCAGGTAACTTTTCTACCAATTGTTGTAACACTTCATCACGTTTAATACAGCTACTAACCTCTAAATCAGGTAGACCGAGTTCATGTCTAATTTGCTTTGATAGCTGGCGAGCTTCAAACTGCAGTTCTTTATCAACGACCACTCCATCACAAGAGTAATCACGAATAATAGAAACTAATGTAATTAGATCACAACCTTTAGGGTTCCAACGATTAAAATCTTCTAATGCATCTTGATTTCTAGACATTGAATAAAGCTTGTTTGATACGGATAAAGCAGAAACTAAATCTACAATGGTTTCTTTCTCCGCCCGACCAACCACCACCGAAAGCATATGTGAAAATAACGTATCAATCGGTAAAGGAAAAAGTCGACGACCATAATCGGTTATCTCACCTTGCCCATTAAGCGCTTTCATCGCTTGAAGTTTCAATTCAGCATTACTCAGAGATTTCGTCGGTAACATTTCCAAAAACGGTAAATTACGCAGAATAGAACCACAGCTTGCTGCCGCCAACATAGGTTCTACTAACTCTTCTCGTTGTAATTCTGGTGGGGTTGTTTTTTCTAATGGCGCAAATTCACCATACATATGAATAGCCGTACCCGCTTGTGTTCTCCCTGCACGACCAGAGCGTTGGGAAACACTTGCTTTAGAAATCGCTTGTAATGATAACGTTGTCCGACCATTTCGTTGATGAGTTCTTCGCTCTAATCCAGAATCAATAACAACTGTAATATTGGGAATAGTCAGAGACGTTTCAGCCACGTTCGTTGAAAATACAAATCGTTGCTG
The Aliivibrio fischeri ATCC 7744 = JCM 18803 = DSM 507 DNA segment above includes these coding regions:
- a CDS encoding helicase-related protein, which codes for MSLLPINALYDEFSSLVNHKNLVVESETGSGKSTHLPLWGAEHGRVLVVEPRRIACTALADYLSDQREQVVGDDIGYAIKLDAQYTDKSKVVFVTPGIALKWFMEDRLVNFRFIIIDEFHERRWDSDLLLSLLKLHQQHRLILTSATMDSTSLAQYIDADVLQSKGRQYPVTHRYISTHSQGMPSNKDLEVRILNILMDLSAQNEHGDILIFLPGKKEIQHCIQAVQTKFQDVLILPLYAGVSDDIRQQVLSTSDQQRFVFSTNVAETSLTIPNITVVIDSGLERRTHQRNGRTTLSLQAISKASVSQRSGRAGRTQAGTAIHMYGEFAPLEKTTPPELQREELVEPMLAAASCGSILRNLPFLEMLPTKSLSNAELKLQAMKALNGQGEITDYGRRLFPLPIDTLFSHMLSVVVGRAEKETIVDLVSALSVSNKLYSMSRNQDALEDFNRWNPKGCDLITLVSIIRDYSCDGVVVDKELQFEARQLSKQIRHELGLPDLEVSSCIKRDEVLQQLVEKLPELVFVRREKRKEALGNGKQEVLLGRHSCFPSSYEAALVFDQFSLPGRGSKQTLTIATALAPIDLSLVLNSGLAECRTGEVVNQDGEFKIMHEYFYANRKLKTEFAAPENTDNIAVIVNQVCSGLLMPQLKETREKEIAAWKLYCQLNNKTCSPISFEIWFKEQLESLGVISVDEMELFDETDFVFHGIPEWELQDFLDTYPQKVVLPDIVLSVEYFPLSKRILLHYHKGQRKGDVKRWELPSWAGWKLQYKKASRTVDIK